The DNA window TCGGCAACGGCCTTCTTCTCTCCGGCTGGTTCGGACGTGGGCCTGGGTTGCTGTGTGCGCGCCATCAGCTTGGTGGGCTTGTTGCCGTGGATGTCGATAATGAGCCGATATGGGTTCGGCAACAGGAAAGCCGAGTAGTCGCCAACATCGTCGCCGACTTCGAGCACAACGCGGGTGAGGCCGGGAGCGAATTGTCCGACGCGGATCTTCTTGAGGAAGCCGTCGTCCACGTCGAGGGTTTTGCCCTTGAGGACAGAGGAGAGCTTCGTGTCTTTCAGGTCGAAGTAGATGCGATCGGGATTCGGAATGCGGCCGAAGTCGTACTGGATTTCCTGCTCAAGATCGATGGCGATGCGAGTGTAGTCGGGGGTGGACCAGTGGCGGACGCCGGTGACAAGAGTCCTGGTCGCCGGGCGATCGGCTGGCTCGGCTGAGACTTCGGCTACGGTGGCCTTTTTGTCGGCTGCGCCGGTTTGTTTTTCTGCCGCAGGCTTCACGGACTCCCGAGTTTTTGCCGAGGCAGCCTTGGCGGCCTGCGCTTCTTCGTCTTCGATTTCCTTCAGTGCGGCACGAGCGTCAGCAATGAGCTCGGTGTTGGGATACCGCTTTACGAATTCCTGGAGAGTTTCCTTGGCCTTGGCGTTGTCGTTGAGGTCGTCGCGATAGATCTGCGCGATGGTGAACAGTGCTTCCACGCGATACTTGCTGCCCGGATACTCCTTGCGGAGAAACTCGTACTGACCGATGGCATTCGTCAGGGATTCGGTGCTCTTGAAGGTGCGGCCCTGCTCGACCAGGAGTTCGGCGACGGCGGCCACACTGGCATCAGCCTTGGTAGAGGTCGGCGCGGTGTAGTAAACCTTGCGGTAAGCCTCGATAACCTTTTTGTAATCGGCGATTTTGCGGTCCTTCGCGGGCCGGCCATTGAGCGCTTCGCGCATGCGTTCGGCATTTTCGAACTGGGTGCGCGCAATTTGTTTCTTCTGGGCAACGGTGAGCGCTTGTGCGGGAGATGTCAGTAATGCGATCGCCACGAAAGCAGAAAGCAAGCGGCAGATGGCGGAGTATTTCGTGTTGGCCCGTGAGTCCCTATTCATTCCGTATTGGTAATCCTGAGCACCCCGTTCGGGTTACGAGAAATCCGGATAGGTGCGGCGGTCGAAGTAAAGAACCGGCCCGGCGCACCGTTCCAGTAAAGTTCGGTAATTCTTTTTACGTAGTCTCTCGTTTCCCGGTACGGAGGCACGCCGTTGTTACGGTTCACCGCACCTTGTCCGGCGTTATAAGCAGCCAGCGATAACGGGACGTCACCGTTATTATTCGCGAGCAGTTCCTTAAGATGCCGAACACCTGCTTCCACGTTTTGTTTCGGATCGAATGGATTCGTAACATTCAAGCTGCGGGCAGTGGCGGGCATTAACTGCATCAGGCCCATCGCGCCCTTGCGGGATACGGCCCGCGAATTGAAATTGGATTCGACTTTGACGATCGCCCGAACCAGATTTGGGTCCACGTTGTGCTTTTGGGCGGCTTCCTCGATGGCGCGGTCGATCTCGGCGGATGAAACCTGGTATCCAGTTGCCAAAGTACGGTAGTTCGGGTTGTCGGAGGCACCCCGACCCTTCGGTTGGGAAGAAACGTAACTTTGGACTTCGGCGGCCGCGCTTCGGGCGGCAGTCAGAGCCGCGTAGGAGGGTCGCTTTACAGGAATCCAACGGCGCTCGGCGTTACTCCAGTAGACGTAGCGGGCAGACGACCGTGGCGCGGTGCGAGCGGAGGCCTTGGTGGGACGCACGGGAGCGCTTTCGTCGTTTACGTAAACGGTGCGCCCGTTCTCGTCGCGAATGGCAGTGATGCGGTCGCCGGCCTGAACGCTTGGAAGCACAGTCAATCCCAGGAAGAGGAACAAGGAGGCGCGGAGAAGAGAAGCGTGAATTCGCGTCGGCCGCAGCCGGATCTTTCGCCAAGAAAACATGAACACTCCTTCCCTTGGCGCACCAACCTGGGCGAACCGTGCGCGATATACCAAGCTACTTCGAAGACATCTACCAGAGTAGGAGGATTATAGCCCTGACGGGAACGGGCTTCAATCCGGCGAAAGGCAGGGAATCAACCAAGTGAACGCCCCTAAACGACTGAAATTTCATGGAATTTCGGCAACGCGGACGGCCGGAGTAGCGGAAGGACTAAGTACCATTGGGCGAGGGTACCAGCCCCCCAGAGCCCGATTTCCAGCCAACCGGGAGAGGGATGAGGGCGCATCCCATCACGAAACAGTTATAAGCAAGCCCTCTATATCGCTCGACCTAACAAATTGGGGAATTCATGTTGCTGGGAGATCTACGCTCGTTTCGCCGGCTTTCGCCAGCGTTTTCGTTGAGAGGCACAGTCTTCTGCTGGGAGTGTTCGCTGTGTCACAAGCTGTTCGTGCCGGTACCCCATGACTCGCCTGCGAGCGGGGAGGAATTGGCCCGGATCTCGTCGGAATTCAACCAGCACGATTGCGCGATCCAATTTGCGGTTGGCCGGGACCGTCGAAAAAAAGCACTCGTTGCGTAAGGAAAAGTCCTACTTTCGGAAGCGCGCGGCCGCACCTTCCACGACACTCAAAAGATGGTCGGTGCTTATCGGGTAAGTGAGGAAGGCGCTGGCCCCGACGCTCTCCGCCTGGCTGCGTGCAATGGATGTCGCCTCGGTTCCGGTATGAAAAATGACTGCCGCGTGCTTGGTACGTTCGTCTGATTTGATCTGGCGGCAGACTTGGTACCCATTGATACCTGGCATGTTGATGTCCAGCAAAACTACCTGCGGAGCGTGCTGGCTGGCGAGGTCAAGGGCTTCTTCGCCGTCCTTGGCGAGAATTACCTCATAGCCTGCGTTCTGGAGAATTTTCCCCATGGCATAGCGGTGCGCTTCGTGATCGTCAACGACCAGGATCTGAATAGACATGAGAGTTAAGGGCGAGCTCTGCTCATGATACCCAGAACAGAACTATTTGCAACACTTGTGCGGCAAGATTAAGGGAAAATTCCGGGTAAGGAGTTCCGGGGGGCAAGGTATGGAGCCGACGATCGGACTTGAACCGATGACCTGTCGATTACGAATCGACTGCTCTACCAACTGAGCTACGTCGGCCTGATTCGATTTTATCTGTCGCTGTCGAAATCGTAAAGATGCCCTCGTTGCGATACCCTGTTTGCCAGACTCACCGAAGTACCATGCTTTGCCGCGGAGCGAAAGATGCGTGAGTTTCAGGTGTTGTTTGACGATGGAGAGCCCAGTTCGATTGAGAGCGATGTCCTTCGTCCGTATGGTCGATTGGGGTTCCCTGCGCCGCCGGAAGGCCGGCCTTGGATCTACGCGAACTTTGTACAGTCGATGGATGGAATCACGTCACTCCTGGGACGGCACGGGTCGGGTGGGGACATTTCCCAATCGTCAGAGGACCGCTGGCTGATGGATGTGCTGCGCGCGCACGCCGATGCCGTCATCATGGGACTGAACACGCTTGTGCACGAACGCGTTTACATGGGGAACCCGAGGGGGCCGGTGTTCCGAATCGCGAATGCCGAGGTGCAAGAACTTCGGAAAATACTTGGGCGGGTAAAGTTCAAGAACGTATTTGTGACGAATTCGGCGAACCTGGAATTGGCAGACTTTCGCGTTTTCGACAGCGAAGAGGTGGATGCCTTCGTGGTCACCACGACGGCGGGGGCGTCGCGATTGCGCGCACAACGGCATCCGATGGTGACGATCATCGAGTCAGGGGAATGGCCGCGGGTTGATCTGCAACGAATGGTGAGGCTTCTGCGGGAACAACTAGGAATCCGCTACCTTCTGTGCGAAGGCGGGCCGACGTTCTACGGATCGATGGCAAAAGCTGGATTGATCGACGAAAAGTTTGTCACCGTGGCACCCGTCGAGGTAGGACAAGCCGCTCCACCGGAGCAGGAGATGGCGGAGTTCGACAAGACACGGTTGCGACCGAACACCTTCACCGGGCCTGGGTTCACGAAGGAAAAGATGTCGCGATGGAAATGGCTGAGTTGCCGGAAGGCCGGCGATCACGAGTTCAATCGATATCGATTGCTGAGAAACTTATAGCCTAGAAGGGCCGATTACTGCTTGGCGGCCGCTTGTGTTTGTCCGTCTCCTCGTCGGGCGAGGGAGGCTCCGCGGTGAGGGTTGGGCCTTCGTCTGGCAGGGAAGGCGTCTGTGCGCGTCCTCCGTCGTGTTTCAATTCACGCAGAATGTCATCGCGGTCGCGTCCGGTGTAATCACGGGCGAAACGTGTTAAGGCCAGTGTGACCACGTCCGAGTGGTGGACGCGATCCATCCCTCTTTCCTTGGTAATGCTCAACCACAGACGATGCACCAGGTGAACGTCTTCCGACTTCATCGTCGGCGCGTGGGGACCGATGCGGAAGGTGTCGACCGAAATGTCGGGACGCACCACCTGCAAAACGAACTGGCGCTTGGGTTCGGGCGCGGCTTCCCATGCCCGACCGAGGTTGAATGCCTGTTCCTGAGAGCTCATCCGGCTGGAGAGGCCGATTATTACGGCGGAAGACTGCATGGCATTGGCCGTTTGCACGATAGCTGACCACGGATCGCGGGCCGGAACCACCAGCAGGGAAATGCGCTTGCCAGCCTTTTCAGCAACGGAGACAGCACGAGTGAAGAGCGTTTGCTCGTAATCGCTGAATATCTGCTCCATGGCAAGGTCGGACGTGCCGGTCCCGAAACGGCTAATGCGGGCCGACATGACGACAATGTCGTCCTTGTCCGTGTCGGTATGTTGCAGCGCCCACAGCAGGTGATACATCGCGTTGTAATCGCGAACGGCGACGAGCACGTTATTCGGGCGAACACCCACGGAGTCCGTAGCGACATTGTCCCGATGTAGTAACTGGAAGTGTTCCCGCATCTGCCGCTCGGCGTCGGCATGCTTGCGCTTGTTCACCTTCTCCGAAATGGTGAAGATGGCAAAGAACACGCCGGCGAAGATGAGACCACTTACCGTCGCGACCGACTTCGTAAACAGGTTAATGATGGCGGTGGAAACCAGGACAAAGCAGACGGACGCGAGTCCGACGGGAACTTCGAAATTTCCAATCTTGAAGTTGGGTGGGACTTTCCAGCCACGTTCGCCCTTGTACTTGAAGCGCAGCAACAGCATCGACGTGCTGTTGAAGACGAAGCTCCACATTACGCCGAAGGCATAGGCTTCGCCCAATAGGTAAACATCGCCCCGGCTCACAAAGATGATGATCAACTGGAAGATCACCACCATGTTGATGTTGCGGTAGCTGGTGCCGTAGCGCTTGTGCGGTTTACGGAACCAGTCGGTAAGCACGCCGTCTTCGGAGACGCGGTTGAGGACGCCGTTGGAGCCGACTATGGCAGTGTTAATGGCTCCCGAAAGAATCAGGAAACCGACGAACACCACAAAGACGCGGAACAGGATCTTCAGGAATTGCGGGCCTACCAGGTACATCGCCAACCCTGCAATCAGGTTGTCTTTGTAGACCGGCACGCGGACTGCGTCGGGAATCAGCATCACCGCCAGCAACGAAACAATGCCGGTGAAGATGAAGCTGTAGATGGCAATGATGAGCGCTGTGCGCTTCAGGTTCTTGAGTTTGGGGTGAGCGATTTCGCGGTAGACCTGGGCAAGGCTCTCCTCACCGCTCATGGCCAGCACGGAGTGGCCGAAGGCCATCATGATGCCAATCAGGGGGAAGAGCTTCCAAATATCGCTTCCACTCAGGAAGCCTAATGCGTGCTCCGCGAAATTGAGGTTGCTCGGAATCGGGGCGGGAGGAAGTTGCCAGTCCTTACGAATGAGCAGCGTTATGCCGGCCCAACTGAGCAGGATGACCACCATGACGGTGGTAATCTGCATCACGCGCAGGGCCTTCTCGCTTGATTCCTCAATGCCCTTGATGTTCTGCCACCAGTAGTAGATCGTGACGATCGCGGCAAGGGTGACGGCCACCCAGTTCACGGGGACTTGCGGAGTCCCACCGAATGCCTGGTGAATGCTCGGGGGTATGAATCCTACGGAATCGGCGTAGGCCAGCAGTTCGTTTAAAAGGCCTCCGAGGTATTGGCCGGCAGAAACGCCTGAAATTGGCCCGGTCAGGACGTAGTCGAACATCAGCGCCGAAACTGCCGCCTTGGCGAAACCGCCGCCGATGGCTTCCTTAACAATGCGGTACACGCCGCCGCGCACAAACATCGAGCAGCTCTCGACGTACACGGCGCGCACCGCGAACGAGAAGAGCATGACGCCGATAATGAACCAGGGCGCGGTTTTTCCGATGGCCTGCTCGGCGATGCCGCCGGCGTAAAAGGCCGACGAGCCGAGGTCGTTTAGAATGACGGCAGCCGCTCTCCAATAGGAGATGAACGTCAGCATCACCGACGTTGCGACTACGATTCGTACACGATCGGATGAAGGCGAGTTTGGCGGCGCAGTGGAGCCCATCGTTAGTACACCCGGAACACCCGGGTGCGGCAGTACCGTAAGCGACTTATCTTAAATGCAAATCGCTCCAGTGACGAATCAGAATGCGAATGCGGCCGAGCGGAGTTTTGAGCTCCGCAATGTAAGAGGCTGGATACCCTGGACTCTTGCTTTCTTTTCCGGGGTTCTCCAGGTGCTTATCTTCCCGCTCCCAAATTGGACATTCCTCTGCTGGGTTGCGCTTGCCCCATTGTTTGCGGCCGCATTGCTGGCGGGTAATCGCTATTCGGGACGGCCTCTGCGGGCAGCAATGCACGGCTTTCTGGTGGCGTGGGTGAGCGGTATCACTTTCTATGCCGGATCGTGCTACTGGGTGTACCACGTGATGTTCCTCTACGGCGGCCTGAGCGCTCCGCTCGCCGGAGGGGTGCTGGTTCTGTTCTGTCTATACGTGGGCCTGGTGCACGGAATATTCGGCGCGCTGCTCGCATTCATGGCTTCGCGGGCCGGGTGGGGGATACGTGCCCTGCTTCTGGCGCCCTTCTTCTGGGTGGCAGCGGAGTTGTTCCGCGCTCGGGTGATCGCCTTCCCGTGGGATCTTCTAGGAACCGTGTTGGTGGATAACATCCCCATGTCGCGAATTGCCACGGTAACGGGGGTTTATGGGCTGTCGTTTGAAGTGGCCCTTATGAATGCCACCTTCATCGGAATCCTGTTGATGAACCGGAAACGGCGCACTCTGGGCCTTGCGGCATTCATCTTCATGTTCGGTATTCTCGAGACAGGTTCCTTCCTGCCGGCGCCCGAGAGCACCTCCAGCGGAACCGCGCGGATCGTTCAGCAGAACCTGCCGCTCAACCTCGACTGGACCCCCGAGTTCTATGAACAAACGCTGGCCGACCTGAAGAAGTTGAGCATCATGCAACCGGGAGAGGGTATGCCCGGTGACCCTCTGCCGGACTTGGTGGTCTGGCCGGAATCGCCGGCGCCATTCTTTGAGAACGAGCCGCGGTACCGGCAGACGCTCAGCGACATTGCGCGGGAATCCCGGGCGTACGTACTGGCTGGAATGTTGGGTACGCGGCACGGTACGGAACCGGCTCAGGAACTCTTCAACTCAGCCGAGTTGATTGATCCGAGCGGAGAATGGATCGCCCGCTACGACAAGATTCATCTGGTGCCCTTTGGCGAGTATGTTCCTTTGCAGAACCTGTTGAGTTTCGCGAAGAAGTTGACGAAGGAAGTGGGCAATTTTGTTCCGGGAACGGAACGGATGGTGCTGCCGGTCCACACCTACAAGCTTGGAATTTTCATCTGTTACGAGTCGATCTTTCCGGACGAGGTGCGGCTGTTCGCGCGCGACGGCGCGGGCCTGCTGGTGAACATTTCCAACGACGGCTGGTTCGGGAATACAGCGGCACCGATGCAGCATCTACGCATGGCTCGGATGAGGGCGATCGAGAACAATCGCTGGGTCGTGCGTTCTACCAACACGGGAGTGAGCGGCTCAATCGACCCGCTGGGGCGCGTTGTGAAGCAGCTCCGGCGTAACGTTCGCGTTGGGCTCGACGTCCCTTATGGCGTGATTACCAGCACCACTTTCTACACTCGACATGGAGATTGGTTCGCGTGGACGTGTGCGATAATCAGTATCGGAGCTCTATTTTTGCGCTCACCATTTCGAACCGGTGTATCTACCTAATGTTGGAAGAACTGGAACAGCAATACAGCGCCCTCCGCGACAAGGTTCGTGACCTGCGGGAGTATCTTTGACCCCTCCAAAGCCCGCGGCCAGCTAAACGAAATCGAAAAACACATTGCAGACCCTGCTATTTGGGCGAACCCTGAACGCTCCCAGTCGCTCATGCGCGAGCGCAAGCGCCTGGAAACCATCCTGAACACCGAGGAAGAGCTGGGCCGCCGGGCATCAGAGATCGAAACGTACTTTGAGTTGGCCCGGGAAGGCGAACACGTCGAGTCGGAGTTGAAGGGTGAAGTAAATGCGCTCAGTCAACAGGTCGAGAAACTCGAGACGGAAACCTTGCTCTCGGGTGACAACGATATGCTGAACGCGATTGTGACCATTCATCCCGGCGCGGGCGGCACTGAGTCGCAGGACTGGGCGGACATGCTGCTGCGTATGTACCTGCGCTGGGCGGAGCGACAGGGCTTCGGCACCAGTGTTTATGACTATCAACCCGGCGAAGAGGCGGGGCTGAAGTCGGTGACGTTCTCGGTCACCGGAGAATATGCATTCGGATTGCTGACCAGCGAGATCGGCGTCCACCGGCTTGTGCGGATCTCGCCATTCGATCAGGCAAAACGCCGGCATACATCGTTCGCCAGCGTGTTCGTGTCGCCGGAGATCGACGACTCGATTGACGTGGTGATTCGTGCGGAAGACCTGCGGATTGATACATACCGTTCCGGCGGCCGGGGTGGGCAGCACGTCAACACGACGGACTCGGCAGTTCGGCTGACGCATATCCCCACCGGCATTGTGGTGGCCTGCCAGAACGAGCGCTCGCAGCACAAGAACAAGGAGCGCGCCATGAGCGTGCTTCGTTCGAAGCTGTACGAGTACGAGATGGAGAAGAAACGGGCAGAAACGAAGAAGATTGAAGAATCCAAACTCGATATCGACTTTGGCTCGCAGATTCGGTCATATGTACTTGCACCCTACCGAATGGTGAAAGACCACCGCACGAAGGTGGAAGTCGGCGACGTGGATCGGGTGCTGGATGGAGATCTGCAGCCGTTTATCAGCGGGTATCTGCGCATGCGGCGCAACGAATCTCAGGGTGGGACGGCAGTCTCGGCATAAGCAATGGCTTCAGGAGCGCAATCTCTCAGTCGACAGCACTTCATCCGCCGGGGTCTGCGTCTTGAGTACCTGACCCTCGGGTGGAATTCTCTCGAGGCGGTCATCGCCGTAGTGGCGGGACTTACGGCGGGCAGCATTGCGCTGGTCGGGTTCGGCTTCGACTCTGTCGTCGAGTGCCTGTCAGGAGCTGTACTCGTGTGGCGGCTGCGCACGGATGCGGAACTGCATCGGCGTGAGCGCGTGGAGGCGGTTGCCCTCCGGTTGGTCGGGGTGAGCTTCCTTATTCTTGGAGCTTATGTCGCGTGGGAAGCGATTGCCACGTTGATCGAGCGGGAGGCACCAGAGCATAGTCCTCCCGGTATCGCGCTGGCTATCGCATCATTGATCGTGATGCCGCTCCTTGCACGAGCGAAGCGCACCGTGGCAAAAAGCATAAGCAGCAATGCCATGCATGCTGATTCGCGACAGACGGATATCTGTGCCTATCTTTCGGCAATCTTACTGGGCGGACTCGTTCTGAACGCAGCCCTGGGATGGTGGTGGGCTGACCCGTTGGCTGCACTCATCATGACGCCGATTATTCTGAAAGAAGGGGTCGACGCGATTCGCGGCAAGAATTGCGGATGCGAGTGGCCACTCGCGGAATCGGGCTGCACGGACGGATGTCATGAGTAGCATTACGACGTTTACGGAAAACCCGCGACTTACGCAGCGTTTCAACGATGCGCTGGTGTTTACGGCTGAGCTGCACTGCCGGCAAACGCGTAAGGGCGGAGACCAGATCCCATACATCTCGCACCTGCTCGGAGTCGCTTCGCTGGTGATCGAAGCCGGCGGGGATGAGGACATGGCGATTGCCGCGCTCCTGCACGACGCAGTTGAGGACCAGGGCGGCATGGAGACGCTGGAACGAATCCGCGAACGTTTTGGAGAGCGTGTAGCTCATGTGGTTGTCGGCTGTACAGATGACTTCACGGGGCACAACAGAACCGCCTGGTGCGACCGGAAGACGAAGTACATCGAGCACCTGCGCGAAGAATCCGACGAAGAGACCAGGATTGTGTCGCTGGCCGACAAGGTCCATAACGCACGCACCATCCTGCTGGACTACATCGAGCAGGGAGACGCGGTGTTTGCACGCTTCCGTGCACGCAAGGACGGCACGATCTGGTACTACCGCTCGCTTGTGGATGCATTTCGCTACGCCGAGGAGAAGCGTCCGATCCAGCACCATGCGCGTGGTCACGAGCGATTGCTCCGGGAACTGGATCGGCTCATTGGAAAGCTGGAACAAAGAACGAATATTGACGGTCGGAGCGTCAATCCATGTCGAGGATGATCGAACTGATCCGGCAATCGGCTGTGCCGGCTACAGTGATGCGTTCGGCGGCACGAGGTGCGTTGTCCTTGCCTGCCGGGGAGATGGTCGAAATCCTTGTGTACCTGAGCCACAATCCCACGTTTTCGGACCAGGCGAGACTTTCGTTGGCGGGCTTCGATTTGGAATCGATGAAGCAGGTTGCAAGCGACGCGAAAACCCCTGTAGAAGTTTTTGAGTATCTCGGTGTGCCAGAAAATGTCCGTCCCGCCATCTTGCCGATTCTGCTGGATAATCCCGCCTTGCCGCACCATGTGCTTCTACAACTTGCGTTAAGCCATTCTCAGGAAATCCTTTCTGTGATGGCCGGTAACAAGCGAGTGCAGGCAGACCTTCCAGTGTTGCGAACGCTGTTCTCGAATCATGCGCTTCCGCTCGATGCCAAAGCGCAGATTGAACCGTTACTGAATGCTTCGGATCATGCGGGGAAGGACTCCGAATACTCAGAGGAGGACCTGCTCGAGATCGAGGGAGACATCGCCAGGTACCTGACCGAGCATGCGACAGAAATTGCGGCAGAGGAAGCCAAAGGTTTTGAACTTATTGATCTGACGGAAGAAGAAAAGCACGAACTGGTTGCACATAAAGAGAAGGAACACGCGTCCGCCGAGGATCGCAAGCGCATGTCGCCGCTGCAGAAGATCGCTTCGATGACGGTTGGCGAGCGCGTCCAACTGGCGATGAAGGGCAATCGCGAAGAGCGCTACATTCTGATCCGCGACGGGTGCAAAGTCGTATCGTCAGCGGTACTGGAATGTCCGAAGTTAACGGATCAGGAAGCGGAGACCTTTGCGGCCATGAAGAACGTGCAGGAGACAGTGCTGCGCGGGATCGCCGGGAAGCGGAAGTTCATGAAGTTGTACCCCGTGGTGCGGGCGTTGTCTTCGAATCCGCGCTGTCCGCTGGATGTTGCCTTGCCGATGCTCAAGAATCTGCTGGTGCAGGACCTGCGCAACCTTTCCATGAACAAGAACGTCTCAGACACGCTGCGGAAGGTTTCCTTCAAGATGTTCAAGGAAAAGAGCAGCACGAAGAAAGACCAGTAAGATGGAGGACAAGTTGCCGGAAACCGATCCCATGCTGAACGTATTGAAACAGGCGAAAACGATTGCGGTCGTTGGATTGTCGGACAACCCACTTCGCTCAAGCTACGGCGTCTCCGCGTACATGCAATCGCAGGGCTACCGCATCGTCCCCGTAAACCCGAACTGCGACTACGTGCTCGGCGAGAAGTCATATGCTTCGCTGCTCGATATTCCGGAGAAGGTGGACATCGTGAACATCTTCCGCCGCTCCGAATACGTGCCGGCTATTGTGGAACAGGCAATCCAGATCAAGGCTCCCGCTATCTGGATGCAGGAGACCGTCGTTCACGCCGAAGCCGCTGAAAAGGCACGTAAGCAGGGCATTTTTGTGGTGATGGATACCTGCATTCTGAAGGAACACCGCAGGCTCGTGCGCTAGCTTTTGCTTCTGATTTTCCGGATTTCTTCCATTCGGTCGCGAATCCGCTTTTCTATACCTTGATCCGTGGGGTAGTAGTAGCGGCGTCCGCGCAGGTTGTCGGGCAAGCACTCCATGTTGGCGACCTTCTCTTCGTAGTCGTGCGCGTACTCGTAGCCTTTTCCGTATCCCACATCCTTCATCAAGCTGGTAACCGGGTTACGCAGGTGCAACGGAACAGGATCGGCGGCGGTGTGTTCCACATCCGCTTTTACAGCGCCATAAGCTGTATAGAGTGCATTTGATTTCGGCGCCAGCGACATGTAAACAACTGCTTCGGCGAGCGCCAGGTTTCCTTCCGGCAGCCCGATGAAATCGACAGCTTCCTTCGCCGCCATCGAAATCTGGAGAGCATGTGGGTCGGCCAATCCCACGTCTTCTACTGACATGCGGACTACACGCCGGGCAATGTAGAGCGGGTCCTCACCAGCTTCCAGCATGCGCGCCAGCCAGTAGAGCGCGGCGTCGGGATCGCTGTTGCGAACCGACTTGTGCAAAGCGGAGATGAGGTTATAGTGCTCCTCTCCTGCTTTGTCGTAACGCAGAATGCGCTTCTGAAGCGCTGATTCCACGATGGCGTCGGTGATGACGTCGGAGTTTGTGTCCTTCGCGAGCGTGGATGCAATCTCAAGCACGTTGTACCCGGATCGCGCGTCGCCGCTTGAATACGCAGCGATCTTCGCGAGGGCACTTGGCTCCGCGGTAAGCCGCAACTCGCCTAGCCCGCGTTCCTCATCTGCCAGCGCACGTTGCAGCAGCATCACGATCTGTTCTTCAGTCAGTGGGTTCAGGACATACACGCGGCAGCGCGACAGCAATGCGGAGATGATCTCGAATGAGGGATTTTCGGTCGTAGCGCCTATCAGCCGAATGTTGCCCTTCTCCACGTGAGGAAGAAACGCGTCCTGCTGCGCCTTATTGAAACGGTGAATCTCGTCAACGAACACGATCGTTCGCGTGCCGTATTGCCGGGCCTTCTCGGCCTCAGCCATCACCTGCTTGATTTCCTTAATTCCTGACAATACGGCCGAGAACTCGATGAACTCAGCACGCGTGACGCCCGCGATAATGTGCGCGAGCGTGGTTTTACCGACACCCGGCGGTCCCCAGAAGATGATGGAGCCTGCATCGTCGCGCTCGATCTGCACGCGCAACGGCTTGCCCGGCGCGAGAATGTGCTGCTGCCCCACGAATTCGTCGAGCGTGCGCGGGCGCATACGGTCCGCCAGCGGACGTGATTTGTCCACCGGTTCAGGCAGGTTCGGAGCAGTGTTGAAGAGGCTCATTTAGCCCGTTGCCTCTGCGCTTCATACAGGATTACCGATGCCGCGATGGCTGCATTCAATGACTCAACCCGATCCGAGTGGGGCACCCGGATAAACTCGTCGGCCAGTTCAATGTATTCACGCGGAACGCCGGCGCCCTCACTTCCCACGAGAATGGCGATACCCCCATCCAAATCCACTTCCTCAATGGATCTTCCCTTGTGAGAAGAGGTCGCAACCACCCGGATGCCGTGACTTTTTAGGTTGGATATGGACTCTGCTGTTGCGTGTAGAGTCGGTATCCGGAAACTCGATCCCGCCGACGCTCGGATCACTTTCGGATTAAACTCGCTGACGGTCCTGTCTCCCAAAAGGATGCCGGT is part of the Terriglobales bacterium genome and encodes:
- the prfB gene encoding peptide chain release factor 2 gives rise to the protein MTCGSIFDPSKARGQLNEIEKHIADPAIWANPERSQSLMRERKRLETILNTEEELGRRASEIETYFELAREGEHVESELKGEVNALSQQVEKLETETLLSGDNDMLNAIVTIHPGAGGTESQDWADMLLRMYLRWAERQGFGTSVYDYQPGEEAGLKSVTFSVTGEYAFGLLTSEIGVHRLVRISPFDQAKRRHTSFASVFVSPEIDDSIDVVIRAEDLRIDTYRSGGRGGQHVNTTDSAVRLTHIPTGIVVACQNERSQHKNKERAMSVLRSKLYEYEMEKKRAETKKIEESKLDIDFGSQIRSYVLAPYRMVKDHRTKVEVGDVDRVLDGDLQPFISGYLRMRRNESQGGTAVSA
- a CDS encoding CoA-binding protein, whose protein sequence is MEDKLPETDPMLNVLKQAKTIAVVGLSDNPLRSSYGVSAYMQSQGYRIVPVNPNCDYVLGEKSYASLLDIPEKVDIVNIFRRSEYVPAIVEQAIQIKAPAIWMQETVVHAEAAEKARKQGIFVVMDTCILKEHRRLVR
- a CDS encoding replication-associated recombination protein A translates to MSLFNTAPNLPEPVDKSRPLADRMRPRTLDEFVGQQHILAPGKPLRVQIERDDAGSIIFWGPPGVGKTTLAHIIAGVTRAEFIEFSAVLSGIKEIKQVMAEAEKARQYGTRTIVFVDEIHRFNKAQQDAFLPHVEKGNIRLIGATTENPSFEIISALLSRCRVYVLNPLTEEQIVMLLQRALADEERGLGELRLTAEPSALAKIAAYSSGDARSGYNVLEIASTLAKDTNSDVITDAIVESALQKRILRYDKAGEEHYNLISALHKSVRNSDPDAALYWLARMLEAGEDPLYIARRVVRMSVEDVGLADPHALQISMAAKEAVDFIGLPEGNLALAEAVVYMSLAPKSNALYTAYGAVKADVEHTAADPVPLHLRNPVTSLMKDVGYGKGYEYAHDYEEKVANMECLPDNLRGRRYYYPTDQGIEKRIRDRMEEIRKIRSKS
- a CDS encoding cation transporter, whose protein sequence is MASGAQSLSRQHFIRRGLRLEYLTLGWNSLEAVIAVVAGLTAGSIALVGFGFDSVVECLSGAVLVWRLRTDAELHRRERVEAVALRLVGVSFLILGAYVAWEAIATLIEREAPEHSPPGIALAIASLIVMPLLARAKRTVAKSISSNAMHADSRQTDICAYLSAILLGGLVLNAALGWWWADPLAALIMTPIILKEGVDAIRGKNCGCEWPLAESGCTDGCHE
- a CDS encoding HD domain-containing protein — translated: MSSITTFTENPRLTQRFNDALVFTAELHCRQTRKGGDQIPYISHLLGVASLVIEAGGDEDMAIAALLHDAVEDQGGMETLERIRERFGERVAHVVVGCTDDFTGHNRTAWCDRKTKYIEHLREESDEETRIVSLADKVHNARTILLDYIEQGDAVFARFRARKDGTIWYYRSLVDAFRYAEEKRPIQHHARGHERLLRELDRLIGKLEQRTNIDGRSVNPCRG